In one window of Burkholderia sp. NRF60-BP8 DNA:
- a CDS encoding amino acid synthesis family protein, whose protein sequence is MSVQIAKIVVHLVERRAELSAAIYPAHRQAIAAAILSRQNWRIDDPLEPLYELGAELGTSLTEHARCALGVQRGAIQVYGKAALVGTAVPLECAAALLHPRMGKAIRACLPGTTSLIPSVTKRGAAGACLDIPLHGAVDMWNFDHFDTASLIVPDSPAPDELVVAVALAEHGRPLARVVSA, encoded by the coding sequence GTGAGCGTTCAAATCGCAAAGATCGTGGTGCATCTGGTTGAGCGGCGTGCCGAGTTGAGCGCCGCGATCTATCCAGCGCACCGCCAGGCCATTGCAGCTGCGATCCTGTCACGGCAGAACTGGCGAATAGATGATCCTCTTGAGCCTCTGTACGAGCTCGGTGCGGAGCTGGGGACGTCGCTGACCGAGCACGCCCGATGTGCACTGGGCGTGCAACGCGGGGCCATTCAAGTGTACGGCAAGGCCGCCTTGGTGGGCACGGCGGTGCCGCTCGAGTGTGCGGCCGCGCTGTTACATCCACGAATGGGCAAGGCGATACGCGCCTGTCTACCGGGGACCACCTCGCTCATTCCGTCGGTCACGAAGCGCGGCGCCGCAGGTGCGTGTCTGGACATTCCGTTGCATGGCGCGGTTGACATGTGGAACTTCGATCACTTCGATACCGCGTCGCTGATTGTGCCGGATTCTCCTGCGCCGGATGAACTCGTGGTGGCCGTCGCATTGGCCGAGCACGGTCGGCCGCTCGCGCGCGTCGTGTCCGCGTAG